A region from the Desulfomarina profundi genome encodes:
- a CDS encoding NAD-binding protein, which produces MGPHKRVFLAVFFLLFFLVTGTAGYHILEGYTFIDAFYMTVITISTVGYGEINPLSESGRIFTVFLILSGVGSIAFAASAFTEMVIERSANPNRWMKSMEKRIGRLKGHVIICGHGRVGAAAAEYFSEKGADFVIIDNSEETLKKIAELGFFHILGDGTREDVLLKAGIKKASALLAVLDSDPDNLFAVLTARELNPVLRIIARIDQPSSESRILRAGADSVISPFAAAGQKVAESLLAKEDLGDDLFLGAFSKSCEPEWQEISEDSDLTGKSILAASQLLDGKIVGIRRNETDILMPEEDDLVIAGDRLLVLETSRKKLTGSKETQLKKIVLIDDNPVILRLYTRLFQKAGFNTLCAATGKAGYDLILEESPDVAVIDYRLPDMSGLSICRNVRKQEDKDDVKLVLFTADEREETRMKAIEAGVDRVVVKSPNAGEIVSLVAEVL; this is translated from the coding sequence ATGGGACCACATAAACGCGTTTTTCTGGCTGTCTTTTTTCTGCTGTTTTTTCTTGTAACAGGAACTGCGGGATATCATATTCTCGAAGGGTATACCTTCATTGATGCTTTTTATATGACTGTAATAACAATTTCAACAGTCGGCTATGGTGAAATAAATCCTCTTTCGGAAAGTGGTAGAATTTTCACCGTGTTTCTGATTCTTTCCGGGGTCGGCAGTATAGCGTTTGCGGCAAGCGCTTTTACGGAAATGGTTATCGAACGGTCAGCGAATCCAAACAGATGGATGAAATCTATGGAAAAACGAATAGGTAGATTAAAGGGGCATGTTATCATTTGCGGGCATGGTCGTGTGGGAGCGGCCGCCGCCGAGTATTTCAGTGAAAAGGGTGCTGATTTTGTAATTATCGATAATTCTGAGGAGACATTAAAAAAAATTGCCGAACTGGGTTTTTTTCATATTCTTGGTGATGGTACCAGAGAAGATGTCCTGCTGAAAGCAGGTATAAAAAAAGCTTCGGCCCTTCTTGCAGTGCTGGATTCTGATCCGGATAATCTTTTTGCTGTCCTGACAGCCAGGGAGCTGAACCCTGTGCTGAGGATTATCGCCAGAATTGATCAGCCAAGTTCAGAGTCCAGGATATTACGTGCAGGTGCGGATTCAGTTATTTCCCCCTTTGCTGCCGCCGGCCAGAAAGTAGCTGAAAGCCTTCTGGCCAAAGAAGACCTGGGAGATGATCTGTTTCTCGGGGCTTTTTCAAAATCCTGTGAACCAGAATGGCAGGAAATATCTGAAGATTCTGATCTGACCGGGAAGTCTATTCTTGCAGCCTCGCAATTGCTCGACGGAAAAATCGTAGGTATACGCAGGAATGAAACGGATATTCTCATGCCGGAAGAAGATGATCTGGTCATAGCCGGGGACAGGTTGCTTGTACTGGAAACTTCTCGGAAAAAGTTGACAGGCTCGAAGGAAACTCAACTGAAGAAGATCGTTCTGATTGATGATAACCCCGTTATCTTAAGGCTTTACACCAGGCTCTTCCAAAAAGCGGGATTTAATACATTGTGCGCCGCTACCGGTAAAGCCGGTTACGATCTTATTCTGGAGGAGTCACCCGATGTGGCAGTAATTGATTACAGGTTACCGGATATGTCCGGTCTTTCGATCTGCAGGAATGTGAGAAAACAGGAAGATAAAGATGATGTCAAACTGGTGCTCTTTACTGCTGACGAGCGGGAAGAAACAAGAATGAAGGCCATTGAGGCTGGTGTTGACAGGGTGGTTGTGAAAAGTCCGAATGCTGGAGAAATTGTATCTCTTGTGGCTGAAGTTCTTTAA
- a CDS encoding DUF748 domain-containing protein yields the protein MLLPFLFILYSLIGFFGVPYYITAILPSTLFENTGVFFKTDHTTFNPYTFSFRSENISLQLTKNNNRQLLFIKTLSGKLSPFHLLRNDIVCNDLTIIEPSANLIRNKDKSYNFSPLFQSDRQKSYSEMMNFSDLPFYFSLNNIRVKDGSVTFIDQPAEKSHSIKDIQLALPSFSNLAFQADNYIRPHFSATVNGSPVELSGEAGIGDSGSARTSTDLVCNLKAIDLPLYLSYLPFTLPFSITEGKADGKIGLKFDPKGEKGQKLAVRFTLNISKANFLAHNSTFDLAIPRAQLEGTVNPVSQNIHLNTVKLTKPVISSFGRSFVKNISSLLSTYSDKKQSVPGEKSEYTTVIDSLTLKDGTLKQFTPEKDKIISEWTMLQLEAHHFSTRKKNEKNAGKEKAGTFTLTGSRKKSSTSFAWKGKISQPTYFLGTLTANHLDLNGLARFLDLSPLHSMAGTASLKGELSLDLAESEKSLKNAVFYHLDDATVTIRNFRLSPSNKNKKKNRSTELLADKLILAGFSRNKKNINFGKVRFEKGTLTFRKGQPRLFFPFLLQENTRSEVSSSKAKVFLSQTSLLKFFFRTSP from the coding sequence CTGCTTCTCCCATTTTTGTTTATTCTCTACTCACTGATTGGATTTTTTGGTGTTCCCTACTATATCACTGCTATATTACCCTCCACTCTCTTTGAAAACACAGGGGTTTTTTTCAAAACTGACCACACAACCTTTAATCCCTATACTTTTTCCTTTCGTTCAGAAAACATATCTCTGCAATTGACAAAGAACAATAATCGTCAACTGCTCTTTATCAAAACTCTTTCCGGAAAACTTTCACCATTTCACCTGCTCCGAAATGATATCGTCTGCAATGATCTGACGATAATTGAACCCAGTGCAAACTTGATCAGAAACAAAGACAAATCATATAATTTCTCACCTCTGTTTCAATCGGACAGACAGAAAAGCTATTCGGAAATGATGAATTTCTCCGACCTCCCCTTTTATTTTTCCTTGAATAATATCCGGGTAAAAGACGGAAGTGTCACGTTTATTGATCAACCTGCAGAGAAGAGTCACTCTATCAAGGATATTCAACTTGCATTGCCAAGTTTTTCGAACCTGGCATTTCAGGCGGACAACTATATAAGACCCCACTTTTCAGCAACAGTGAACGGCAGTCCCGTTGAACTTTCAGGGGAAGCCGGAATTGGTGATTCCGGTTCTGCACGCACCTCAACTGATCTGGTCTGTAACCTCAAGGCAATAGACCTCCCCCTGTACCTCAGTTACCTGCCGTTTACACTACCGTTTTCCATTACAGAAGGCAAAGCCGACGGTAAGATCGGCCTGAAATTTGATCCCAAAGGTGAAAAAGGGCAAAAACTGGCTGTACGCTTTACACTGAACATCAGTAAAGCAAACTTCCTGGCACACAACAGCACCTTTGATCTGGCTATTCCCAGGGCTCAACTTGAAGGCACTGTCAATCCGGTCTCACAAAATATTCATCTTAATACCGTCAAGTTGACAAAACCTGTTATTTCTTCGTTCGGGCGCAGTTTTGTAAAAAACATCAGCTCACTTCTCAGCACATACAGCGATAAAAAACAGTCCGTACCCGGAGAAAAATCTGAATATACAACAGTAATAGATTCCCTCACACTCAAAGACGGCACCCTGAAACAATTTACCCCGGAAAAAGATAAAATCATCTCGGAATGGACAATGCTTCAACTGGAGGCACACCATTTTTCGACCAGGAAAAAGAACGAAAAAAATGCTGGAAAGGAAAAAGCAGGAACATTCACCCTCACCGGATCCCGAAAAAAAAGTTCCACATCATTCGCGTGGAAGGGAAAAATAAGCCAGCCCACATATTTTCTTGGGACACTCACTGCCAATCACCTTGACCTGAATGGTTTAGCACGATTTCTTGATCTGTCACCTTTACACTCCATGGCCGGCACCGCTTCCCTGAAGGGGGAACTGTCTCTGGATCTGGCTGAGAGCGAAAAAAGCCTGAAGAATGCTGTTTTTTATCATCTTGATGATGCTACTGTGACAATCCGTAATTTCCGCCTGTCCCCCTCCAATAAGAATAAAAAGAAAAACAGGTCAACAGAACTTTTGGCAGACAAATTGATATTGGCAGGTTTCAGCAGGAACAAAAAAAACATCAATTTTGGCAAGGTTCGTTTTGAAAAAGGTACTCTGACATTCAGAAAAGGACAGCCCCGCCTGTTTTTTCCTTTTTTACTACAGGAAAATACAAGATCAGAAGTCTCCAGTTCAAAGGCAAAAGTCTTTTTATCACAGACAAGTCTTCTCAAATTCTTTTTCCGGACTTCTCCATAA
- a CDS encoding DUF748 domain-containing protein, whose translation MTDKSSQILFPDFSIKATDLDRKKAVKNNFSLSAKGKAGIRLSGKGSIRLTPFNGLMKTEFDRVPAKSLFSWFSKSPLLTTIQGQISGKGTFTFPGIAFTGTLQADKGSLSLRDNQTISWTGNVLHGMNYTARPFHLGIALVELQSLSLPWTITNNDDTALENFSAFLQSYFPMADRTHRSKNSVTLSPVDIQEIVILNGQIALTDTRTNPPWSASISKLNGQIKNIHSGMAPVISQLQFSGKLDDSPFTVEAQGDLFSPERNGSFSFSLDDHPLASFHHQISQVLDVNTGKGDFGLEINSYWEESQLSSSGKIHFSKIEPISPIADSALTLALLEGTDNSFSMDLSFSEPRPVAATSLFERILVQFQKFVVKGSVSPFLLAQGDFTDLIDNEMIEFIPGEFMLSDQGRNNLSKYGALMINHPNIRLVLSGNYDEKTDRAAMKKQMEEIESKRVNTENKEKFAEWKRQKEAYYKALELKQKKLTLEGKIIEQDIPPKFLQEFVPIQPQTIQVDQAMLEELAQKRAEIVQKHLTSQLQLKSERIQLDKNRQAGTACGVSVTLKPYFQTIPQ comes from the coding sequence ATCACAGACAAGTCTTCTCAAATTCTTTTTCCGGACTTCTCCATAAAAGCAACAGACCTGGACCGGAAAAAAGCAGTGAAAAACAACTTTTCGTTGTCAGCGAAAGGAAAAGCCGGTATCCGTCTCAGTGGTAAGGGGAGTATCCGGCTGACACCTTTCAACGGATTGATGAAAACTGAATTTGACCGGGTCCCGGCAAAATCTCTTTTTTCCTGGTTTTCAAAATCTCCTCTTCTCACGACTATCCAGGGACAGATTAGCGGAAAAGGGACATTTACTTTTCCCGGGATAGCTTTTACAGGCACATTGCAGGCAGACAAAGGCTCTCTCTCTCTTCGAGACAATCAGACAATTTCGTGGACCGGAAATGTTCTCCATGGAATGAATTATACCGCCCGCCCGTTCCACCTTGGTATTGCCCTTGTTGAACTGCAGTCTCTCTCATTACCATGGACGATTACAAACAACGATGATACAGCCCTGGAAAATTTTTCTGCATTTCTTCAGAGCTATTTTCCCATGGCGGACAGAACTCATCGAAGTAAAAACAGTGTCACACTTTCTCCCGTGGATATACAGGAGATTGTTATTTTAAACGGCCAAATTGCATTGACTGATACCCGAACCAATCCTCCCTGGTCTGCCAGTATCTCGAAACTCAATGGTCAAATAAAAAATATTCATTCCGGAATGGCGCCGGTTATCTCCCAGCTTCAGTTTTCCGGAAAACTGGATGATTCACCCTTTACTGTTGAGGCCCAGGGTGATCTGTTTTCACCGGAGAGAAACGGCAGTTTCAGTTTCAGTCTCGACGATCATCCTCTTGCCTCTTTTCACCATCAGATTTCTCAAGTTCTCGATGTTAATACGGGTAAAGGAGATTTTGGCCTGGAGATAAACAGCTACTGGGAAGAGTCTCAACTGTCATCATCCGGAAAGATTCATTTTTCCAAAATAGAACCCATATCGCCGATTGCTGACTCAGCCCTGACACTGGCATTACTCGAAGGAACTGACAACAGCTTTTCAATGGATCTGTCCTTTTCCGAACCTCGACCGGTTGCAGCCACATCTCTGTTTGAACGAATTCTTGTCCAGTTTCAGAAATTTGTGGTCAAGGGTTCGGTATCACCGTTTCTTCTGGCACAGGGAGACTTTACTGATCTTATCGATAACGAAATGATTGAATTTATTCCCGGAGAGTTCATGCTGTCTGACCAGGGACGCAACAACCTCTCAAAATATGGTGCCCTCATGATAAACCATCCCAATATAAGACTGGTTTTGTCTGGAAATTATGATGAAAAAACGGACAGGGCAGCCATGAAAAAACAGATGGAAGAAATAGAATCAAAACGGGTAAATACAGAAAACAAAGAGAAATTTGCCGAATGGAAAAGGCAGAAAGAAGCGTATTATAAGGCACTTGAACTGAAACAGAAAAAACTGACTCTGGAAGGAAAAATCATAGAACAGGATATTCCACCAAAATTTCTCCAGGAATTTGTTCCCATCCAACCACAGACAATTCAAGTGGACCAAGCCATGCTGGAGGAACTGGCCCAAAAAAGGGCGGAAATTGTCCAGAAACATCTGACAAGCCAGCTTCAACTGAAATCTGAAAGGATACAACTGGATAAGAACCGACAAGCTGGAACCGCATGCGGAGTGTCAGTGACACTTAAACCATATTTCCAGACAATACCTCAATGA
- a CDS encoding PGPGW domain-containing protein, protein MVSLTGSPVFKTLLQWLVPVSILTFLVSLGLIPWIVGRLSETCFLRFSSTGASPQQREPKTFAALVFLFLRNILGILLFLAGFVMLFLPGQGLLTILIGLLLLSFPGKQKLIHFLVRKQMIRQSLDWIRKKRGKTPFQWPELDE, encoded by the coding sequence ATGGTTTCCCTGACTGGTTCGCCGGTTTTCAAGACACTGCTTCAATGGCTGGTTCCAGTCTCAATTCTCACTTTTCTTGTCAGCCTGGGACTTATTCCATGGATCGTAGGCAGACTTTCCGAAACCTGTTTCCTCAGGTTCTCTTCCACCGGAGCCTCACCTCAACAGAGAGAGCCAAAAACTTTTGCGGCTCTGGTTTTTCTTTTTCTTCGAAATATCCTTGGGATCCTCCTTTTTCTTGCAGGTTTTGTCATGCTTTTTCTTCCAGGCCAGGGGCTGCTGACAATACTCATTGGACTCCTGCTTCTCTCCTTTCCCGGTAAACAGAAACTTATTCACTTTCTTGTCAGGAAACAGATGATCCGACAGAGCCTGGACTGGATCAGAAAAAAAAGAGGGAAAACACCTTTTCAATGGCCGGAATTGGATGAATGA
- a CDS encoding TIGR03790 family protein: MEPKEILVVTNSRMAGSVEIGQYYMKKRGIPENHLLKLGLSLKEKMSREEFDENLKKPVNAAIHRLLPGTRIACVVLIYGVPLKVAPTPPDWDALETIKTLKNELKERRNKKRKHDKNDETGLTEKELRNQIKRLSNGSEKASVDSELSLVLAGHYRLSGWIRNPYFIGFQGLHLPINKDKVLLVCRLDGPDKNTVYRMIDDTLAVEKTGLRGSAYFDARWKFPKKKDLRGYALYDASLHRAAKIVRKRMNVVLDDTPHLFPVNGCPDVALYCGWYSLAKYVDSFKWNRGSIGYHLASSECSTLRNPKSSVWCVNILKKGGVATIGPVSEPYIQGFPLPEIFFKYLSEGYMSLGEAYLVSLPFLSWRMVLVGDPLYQPFSPIPGFGGKTDHSSNSGH, encoded by the coding sequence ATGGAACCGAAAGAGATTCTCGTTGTCACAAATTCACGGATGGCTGGAAGTGTGGAGATCGGTCAGTATTATATGAAAAAAAGGGGCATTCCTGAGAATCATCTCTTAAAACTTGGACTTTCTTTAAAAGAGAAAATGTCACGGGAGGAATTTGATGAAAACCTCAAAAAACCTGTTAATGCAGCCATCCACAGACTTTTACCGGGAACAAGAATAGCATGTGTTGTTCTGATTTATGGAGTACCCCTGAAAGTGGCCCCGACCCCTCCGGATTGGGATGCTTTAGAGACTATTAAAACGTTGAAAAACGAATTGAAAGAAAGAAGGAATAAAAAGAGAAAACATGACAAAAACGATGAAACCGGGCTAACCGAAAAAGAATTGAGAAATCAAATAAAGAGGCTTTCAAATGGTTCAGAGAAAGCATCGGTTGATTCCGAATTATCATTGGTCCTTGCAGGCCATTATCGGCTTTCAGGCTGGATAAGAAATCCGTATTTTATTGGTTTTCAGGGATTGCATCTGCCGATTAATAAAGACAAGGTCCTTCTTGTCTGCAGGCTGGACGGCCCTGATAAAAATACTGTCTACAGGATGATAGATGATACATTGGCTGTTGAAAAAACAGGATTGCGGGGGTCAGCCTATTTTGATGCCCGGTGGAAATTCCCAAAGAAAAAGGATTTGAGGGGATATGCTCTCTATGATGCCTCCCTGCACCGTGCTGCAAAGATTGTCAGGAAAAGGATGAACGTTGTACTGGATGATACTCCGCATCTTTTTCCGGTTAACGGTTGTCCTGATGTGGCATTGTATTGTGGCTGGTATTCTCTGGCAAAATATGTTGACAGTTTTAAATGGAACAGAGGTTCCATAGGATATCATCTGGCAAGTTCCGAGTGCTCAACCCTGAGAAACCCCAAGAGTTCTGTCTGGTGTGTGAATATTCTCAAAAAAGGTGGTGTCGCAACTATCGGGCCGGTGAGTGAACCTTATATCCAGGGTTTTCCTTTGCCGGAAATCTTTTTCAAGTATCTCTCTGAAGGATATATGAGTCTGGGTGAAGCATACCTTGTGTCCCTTCCGTTTCTGTCCTGGCGGATGGTGCTGGTTGGAGATCCTCTCTATCAACCATTTTCACCAATTCCCGGTTTCGGAGGGAAAACTGATCATTCATCCAATTCCGGCCATTGA
- a CDS encoding sigma-54 interaction domain-containing protein, whose protein sequence is MMHTQDIAQDITRLILNQKNLLETIPEMVLLVKGSESIEYMNPSAKAFFGDLCRKGSENKQPQDKTSMALLQVVSDAISENRIGDTLETTLNQLHLEYTLAPFQGYHGDTLYWFFIRDQTKTKAQFEELELFHNSIETILSHKINELKESERMRKNLSKELNTLKEHLKEQPEEGKMVGSSRALSELRDMVFQVAKSDATILITGESGTGKELVANLIRESSSRNEKPFLKINCNTINDSLLESDLFGHEKGSFTGADSRRKGKFEVVDGGTIFLDEIGDISPRMQAALLRVLQDGEIIRVGGNSPIKIDVRVIAATNCDLAAMVQDGSFRLDLFYRLNIINISIPPLRERKDDIVDLVTHFIRKYRQAFKKEINFLPQSILDRLILHDWPGNVRELENVIQRAVLMSKNNTITENELIFDILPGEDLNPPHKNYLQQLDGRPLKAMVAEVEKDFIIHALEKNHGNVAKTVKQLEIGKTAFYDKMKRYNISPKDHK, encoded by the coding sequence ATGATGCATACTCAAGATATTGCACAGGACATCACCAGACTGATTCTCAACCAGAAAAACCTTCTGGAGACAATACCCGAGATGGTCCTGCTTGTGAAGGGAAGTGAATCCATTGAGTACATGAATCCAAGTGCAAAAGCATTTTTTGGTGATCTCTGCAGAAAAGGGTCCGAAAACAAACAACCACAAGACAAGACCAGCATGGCTCTTCTTCAGGTAGTTTCTGATGCTATCAGTGAAAACAGGATAGGTGACACCCTCGAAACAACCCTCAATCAACTTCACCTGGAATATACACTTGCTCCCTTTCAAGGCTATCATGGCGATACCCTTTACTGGTTTTTTATCCGAGATCAGACTAAAACCAAAGCTCAATTTGAGGAACTGGAGCTTTTTCACAACAGTATTGAAACGATTCTCTCTCACAAGATCAATGAACTGAAAGAAAGTGAGAGAATGCGAAAAAATCTCTCAAAAGAACTCAATACCCTCAAGGAACACCTTAAAGAACAACCTGAAGAAGGGAAAATGGTCGGCTCAAGCAGAGCCCTGAGTGAACTGCGAGATATGGTTTTCCAGGTTGCAAAATCAGACGCAACTATCCTGATTACCGGAGAATCCGGAACAGGAAAAGAACTTGTTGCCAATCTTATCCGGGAAAGTAGCAGCAGAAATGAAAAACCTTTTTTAAAAATCAACTGCAACACCATTAATGACTCTCTCCTGGAAAGTGATCTTTTTGGACATGAGAAAGGTTCCTTTACCGGAGCAGACAGCAGGCGAAAAGGTAAATTTGAAGTTGTTGACGGCGGCACCATCTTTCTCGACGAAATTGGTGACATCAGCCCCAGAATGCAGGCAGCATTGTTAAGAGTCCTTCAAGACGGAGAAATAATTCGGGTTGGCGGAAATTCTCCAATTAAAATTGATGTTCGGGTTATCGCAGCAACCAACTGTGATCTGGCCGCAATGGTACAGGATGGCAGTTTTCGCCTTGATCTGTTTTACAGGTTAAATATCATTAACATTTCAATCCCGCCACTCAGGGAAAGAAAAGATGATATCGTAGATCTTGTTACGCATTTTATTCGTAAGTACCGCCAGGCTTTCAAGAAGGAAATCAACTTCTTACCTCAATCAATTCTGGACAGGCTCATCCTTCATGACTGGCCTGGAAATGTTCGGGAACTGGAAAATGTAATCCAGCGGGCAGTGCTCATGTCAAAAAATAACACTATTACTGAAAATGAACTGATCTTCGATATTCTCCCCGGCGAGGACCTCAATCCGCCTCACAAAAATTATCTGCAGCAACTCGACGGTCGCCCTCTCAAAGCGATGGTTGCAGAGGTTGAAAAGGATTTTATAATCCACGCCCTGGAAAAAAACCATGGGAATGTCGCCAAAACCGTGAAACAGCTGGAAATCGGGAAAACAGCCTTCTATGACAAGATGAAACGGTATAATATCTCCCCCAAAGACCACAAATGA
- a CDS encoding PilZ domain-containing protein: MSMKAKKPNTSCPFWSVKSLKCRLCNDGLFIPLDNHIEIYCTTVDYPQCLQYSLYMNSQEGQYQQKEDQYENRRRHRRIVTRHKVTLVKLLHSGEIISHHSTFAETLDISMGGMRVTMKSPLLNNTVVQFSFDDSFPESLQTGMGKIQWCNKQIDDNVYQAGLAFQGPHIIEAMGLFLGIHDKQL; encoded by the coding sequence ATGTCGATGAAAGCCAAAAAACCAAATACATCATGCCCCTTCTGGTCCGTAAAATCCTTGAAATGCAGGCTCTGTAATGACGGACTGTTCATCCCCCTGGATAACCATATTGAAATTTACTGCACGACTGTTGATTATCCCCAATGCCTTCAATATTCACTCTACATGAACTCCCAGGAAGGACAATATCAACAAAAGGAAGATCAGTACGAAAACCGCCGCAGGCACAGGCGGATAGTAACACGCCACAAAGTGACTCTTGTAAAACTTCTTCACTCTGGAGAAATAATCTCTCACCATTCAACTTTTGCCGAGACATTGGACATCAGCATGGGAGGGATGCGAGTCACCATGAAAAGCCCACTTCTCAACAACACTGTAGTTCAGTTTTCCTTTGATGATTCCTTTCCGGAATCACTGCAGACTGGCATGGGCAAAATCCAGTGGTGTAACAAGCAGATAGATGACAATGTATATCAGGCAGGTCTTGCCTTTCAGGGACCCCATATTATAGAGGCCATGGGACTCTTTCTGGGAATCCATGACAAACAATTGTAA
- the cysS gene encoding cysteine--tRNA ligase, producing MENIRIYNTLSGKKEILTPLEPGHVKLYVCGITSYDYCHIGHARSALAFDMIVNYLRYRGYKVTYVRNFTDIDDKIITRAAEQNCSASELANRFIIEFYRDMDALGIDRPDVEPKATDHIEEMIELIEELVDKNMAYQSGNDVYYVVESFPEYGKLSRRNLDDMQAGARINVNEQKRHPMDFVLWKGSKPGEPTWDSPWGPGRPGWHIECSAMSRKYLGATFDIHGGGKDLIFPHHENEIAQSEGANDQPFVTTWIHHGFVTIRDEKMSKSLGNFLTIRDILDNYHPEVLRFFIFSTHYRNPLDFSETAMRDATGGLERLYKCIAAIENLKPTGDDKQQDRMVLPEKDREKILSLEKRFQESMDNDFNTARAQGIFFETAKILNRSVKLIAENPSTKDTILLKDCAVTLKKLANIMGLLRENATEYLSARKAMQIAGLDLDEEEINRLIEERNKCRAEKNWARSDEIRDELLSKNIVLKDDAAGTTWSVK from the coding sequence ATGGAAAATATTAGAATATACAATACCCTTTCCGGGAAAAAAGAGATCCTTACTCCCCTGGAACCTGGACATGTAAAACTCTATGTATGTGGTATAACTTCCTATGATTACTGCCACATAGGCCATGCCCGTTCAGCTCTTGCCTTTGATATGATTGTCAATTACCTGCGATACCGGGGCTACAAGGTGACCTATGTCAGGAATTTTACTGACATAGATGATAAAATTATCACCAGGGCCGCCGAACAGAACTGCTCCGCCTCCGAACTGGCTAACAGGTTTATTATTGAATTTTACAGAGATATGGACGCCCTGGGAATAGACAGGCCTGATGTCGAACCAAAGGCAACGGATCACATTGAAGAAATGATCGAACTGATTGAAGAGCTTGTTGACAAAAATATGGCCTATCAGTCGGGAAATGATGTCTACTATGTTGTAGAGAGTTTTCCTGAATACGGCAAACTTTCCCGCAGAAACCTGGATGATATGCAGGCAGGAGCACGCATCAATGTCAACGAACAGAAACGTCACCCCATGGATTTTGTCCTTTGGAAAGGCTCAAAACCCGGAGAACCCACATGGGACAGCCCATGGGGTCCGGGACGACCCGGGTGGCATATTGAATGTTCTGCCATGAGCCGAAAATACCTGGGTGCAACCTTTGATATCCATGGAGGTGGCAAGGATCTTATTTTTCCCCATCATGAAAACGAGATAGCCCAGAGTGAAGGTGCAAACGATCAGCCATTTGTAACTACCTGGATTCATCACGGTTTTGTAACTATCCGAGATGAAAAAATGTCAAAATCCCTGGGAAATTTCCTGACTATCAGGGACATACTGGATAATTATCACCCCGAAGTTCTGCGTTTCTTTATTTTTTCAACCCATTACCGCAATCCTCTCGATTTTTCGGAAACAGCCATGCGGGATGCAACAGGCGGCCTGGAAAGACTCTATAAATGTATTGCTGCAATTGAAAACCTCAAGCCGACCGGCGATGATAAACAACAGGACAGGATGGTACTGCCAGAAAAAGACAGAGAAAAAATTCTCTCTCTTGAAAAACGTTTCCAGGAATCAATGGATAATGATTTCAATACTGCCAGGGCCCAGGGAATCTTCTTTGAAACTGCAAAAATTCTCAACAGGAGTGTCAAGCTCATTGCAGAGAATCCTTCAACCAAAGACACAATTCTCCTTAAAGATTGTGCTGTAACCCTGAAAAAACTGGCAAACATCATGGGACTTCTGCGGGAGAATGCAACAGAATATCTTTCAGCCAGAAAAGCAATGCAGATAGCTGGACTGGATCTTGATGAAGAAGAAATAAACAGGTTGATAGAGGAAAGAAACAAATGCCGTGCAGAAAAAAACTGGGCACGAAGTGATGAAATCCGCGATGAACTCCTCAGTAAAAATATTGTCTTAAAAGATGATGCCGCAGGAACTACCTGGTCAGTAAAATGA
- the amrB gene encoding AmmeMemoRadiSam system protein B encodes MRKPAVADRFYPGSPDELKKTISNLLKGAERNRKKAFAAVSPHAGYIYSGELAAETLGSIVIPETAIMIGPNHRGAGAPAALSTCPWELPSGVVPINEKLAQDILHYSSNITCDERAHKLEHSIEVQIPFLQYQQKDLSIVPLIVSHISYPLCIEIAEALVDAIKAFKKEVLIVASTDMSHYEPRHIATEKDAQALQHIKNINPEKLYFTVFDHKISMCGVIPVTITLIAAKMMGASTCELIGYTDSGYASGDIEQVVGYAGLTIS; translated from the coding sequence ATGAGAAAACCAGCTGTGGCGGATCGCTTTTACCCGGGTTCCCCGGATGAACTGAAAAAGACCATTTCAAACCTGTTGAAGGGGGCTGAAAGAAACAGAAAAAAAGCTTTTGCAGCAGTTTCTCCTCACGCAGGATATATCTATTCCGGAGAGCTTGCAGCTGAAACTCTCGGCAGTATTGTTATACCCGAAACTGCAATAATGATCGGACCGAACCACCGTGGAGCCGGTGCACCTGCAGCTCTTTCCACCTGTCCCTGGGAACTTCCCTCAGGCGTGGTACCCATCAATGAGAAACTGGCTCAAGATATTCTACATTATTCTTCGAATATAACCTGCGATGAAAGAGCCCATAAGTTGGAACACTCCATCGAAGTTCAAATTCCTTTTCTGCAATACCAGCAGAAGGATTTGTCCATTGTCCCTCTCATTGTTTCACATATTTCATATCCGCTCTGTATTGAAATTGCAGAAGCCCTCGTAGATGCTATCAAAGCCTTCAAAAAGGAGGTACTCATTGTAGCCTCAACAGATATGAGCCATTATGAACCACGGCATATTGCAACTGAAAAAGATGCTCAAGCTCTCCAGCATATCAAAAATATAAATCCGGAGAAACTCTATTTTACTGTATTTGACCATAAGATTTCCATGTGTGGCGTTATTCCCGTAACGATAACGCTTATTGCCGCAAAAATGATGGGTGCATCAACCTGTGAACTGATCGGCTATACCGACTCCGGCTATGCTTCCGGTGATATAGAGCAGGTAGTAGGTTATGCAGGTCTGACTATTTCTTGA